In a single window of the Diospyros lotus cultivar Yz01 chromosome 10, ASM1463336v1, whole genome shotgun sequence genome:
- the LOC127811794 gene encoding protein CUP-SHAPED COTYLEDON 2, with protein METFLHFDAGDAHLPPGFRFHPTDEELITYYLLKKVLDSSFTGRAIAEVDLNKCEPWELPEKAKMGEKEWYFFSLRDRKYPTGLRTNRATEAGYWKATGKDREIYSSKTCSLVGMKKTLVFYRGRAPKGEKSNWVMHEYRLEGKFAYHYLSRSSKDEWVISRVFQKSGAGGSAVSGGTKKTRLSSGINLYQEVSSPSSASLPPLLDSSPYSAATSASITDRESCSYDGNAAMKEHVPCFSTIAANFNHQVPFELPPPPGSLLDPATAVPFPRAAALQAFPNLRSLQENLQLPFFFPAAMAPPPSMQGAGDMVGCSSAGSWAAPECQKVESGRVALGATEFDCMWSF; from the exons ATGGAAACTTTCCTCCACTTCGACGCCGGCGACGCCCACTTGCCCCCGGGCTTCCGGTTCCACCCCACCGACGAAGAGCTCATCACCTACTACCTCCTCAAGAAGGTGCTCGACAGCAGCTTCACTGGCCGGGCCATCGCTGAGGTCGACCTCAACAAATGCGAGCCCTGGGAGCTTCCCG AGAAAGCGAAGATGGGGGAGAAGGAGTGGTACTTCTTCAGCCTCCGGGATCGCAAGTACCCGACTGGGCTGCGGACTAACAGAGCCACTGAAGCCGGGTACTGGAAGGCCACCGGAAAGGACCGGGAAATCTACAGTTCTAAGACATGCTCTCTTGTGGGTATGAAGAAAACCCTTGTGTTTTACCGTGGGAGGGCTCCCAAGGGTGAGAAGAGCAACTGGGTGATGCACGAGTATCGTCTCGAAGGCAAATTTGCCTACCATTATCTCTCCAGAAGTTCCAAg GACGAGTGGGTGATTTCCCGGGTGTTCCAGAAGAGCGGCGCCGGCGGCTCGGCCGTGTCCGGCGGGACAAAGAAAACCCGGCTGAGTTCTGGCATCAACCTCTACCAAGAGGTCAGCTCCCCCTCCTCCGCATCTCTCCCGCCGCTCCTCGACTCCTCGCCGTACTCCGCCGCCACCTCCGCGTCCATCACCGACCGAGAGAGCTGCTCCTACGACG GCAACGCCGCCATGAAGGAGCACGTGCCCTGTTTCTCCACCATTGCCGCCAACTTCAACCACCAAGTCCCCTTCGAGCTCCCGCCGCCGCCCGGCTCCCTCTTGGACCCCGCCACCGCCGTTCCCTTCCCGAGGGCCGCTGCGCTCCAGGCGTTCCCGAACCTGAGGTCGCTGCAGGAGAACCTCCAGCTGCCGTTCTTCTTCCCGGCTGCAATGGCCCCGCCGCCGTCCATGCAGGGCGCCGGGGACATGGTGGGCTGTAGTTCGGCAGGGAGCTGGGCGGCGCCAGAGTGCCAGAAGGTGGAAAGCGGCAGGGTGGCGCTGGGGGCGACCGAGTTTGATTGCATGTGGAGTTTCTGA